In Actinomycetota bacterium, the genomic window AGATCATCCTGGGCAACGTGGAGGTGGCCGTGGCCGGCGGCATGGAGAACATGTCCCGGACCCCATTCCTCCTCGACCGGATGCGGTTCGGCTACCGGATGGGTGACGCCCCCGTGCACGACGGGATGTACCGGGACGGGTTCCTCGATCCCCTGTCGGGCCTGGTGATGGGCGAGACCGCCGAGAACCTGGCCCGCAAGTACGGCATCCCCCGGGAGGAACAGGACGAGTTCGCGCTGCGCTCGCAGCAGAAGGCCGAGGAGGGGAAGGCCCGCCGGGGCCTGGAGATCGTCCCTGTGGAGGTCCCCGGCCGCAAGGGCCCGACCGCCACGGTGACCGAGGACGAGCACCCCCGGGCGGACACCACGCTGGAGTCCCTGGCCAGGCTGAAGCCGGTGTTCGCGGAGGACGGGACGGTGACCGCGGGGTCGTCGTCCGGGATCACCGACGGCGCCGCCGCGGTCGTGCTGATGTCGGAGTCCCGGGCCCGCGCCGAGGGCCGGACGCCGCTGGCCCGGATCGTGGCGTATGCCTCGGCCGGCGTGGACCCCGCGTACATGGGCATCGGCGTCGTCCCGGCCACCCGAAAGGTCCTGGACAGGACCGGCCTGGCCCTCCAGGACTTCGACGTGGTCGAGGTGAAC contains:
- a CDS encoding thiolase family protein; translated protein: MENTVIVEGARTPIGNFLGALAEVPTVDLGVTAVREALRRASVKPDQVQELVFGHARQAGNGPNTARQVAVRSGLPQEVPGITVNMACGSGTRAIQHAAEQIILGNVEVAVAGGMENMSRTPFLLDRMRFGYRMGDAPVHDGMYRDGFLDPLSGLVMGETAENLARKYGIPREEQDEFALRSQQKAEEGKARRGLEIVPVEVPGRKGPTATVTEDEHPRADTTLESLARLKPVFAEDGTVTAGSSSGITDGAAAVVLMSESRARAEGRTPLARIVAYASAGVDPAYMGIGVVPATRKVLDRTGLALQDFDVVEVNEAFAAQVLACDRELKLDHDKLNPKGGAIALGHPIGATGARIILTAAYELRERDLSLALATLCISGGMGMAMVLERAG